The following are from one region of the Streptococcus sp. 1643 genome:
- the mnmA gene encoding tRNA 2-thiouridine(34) synthase MnmA: MSDNSKTRVVVGMSGGVDSSVTALLLKEQGYDVIGIFMKNWDDTDENGVCTATEDYKDVAAVADQIGIPYYSVNFEKEYWDRVFEYFLAEYRAGRTPNPDVMCNKEIKFKAFLDYAMTLGADYVATGHYARVARDEDGIVHMLRGVDNGKDQTYFLSQLSQEQLQKTMFPLGHLEKPEVRKLAEEAGLATAKKKDSTGICFIGEKNFKEFLSNYLPAQPGRMMTVDGRDMGEHAGLMYYTIGQRGGLGIGGQHGGDNAPWFVVGKDLSKNILYVGQGFYHDSLMSTSLEASQIHFTRDMPEEFTLECTAKFRYRQPDSKVTVHVKGDKAEVIFAEPQRAITPGQAVVFYDGEECLGGGLIDNAYRDGQVCQYI; this comes from the coding sequence ATGAGTGATAACTCTAAAACACGTGTTGTCGTGGGGATGAGTGGTGGTGTTGATTCGTCGGTGACGGCTCTTTTGCTCAAGGAGCAGGGCTACGATGTGATCGGTATCTTCATGAAGAACTGGGACGACACAGATGAAAACGGCGTCTGTACGGCGACCGAAGATTACAAGGATGTGGCTGCGGTGGCAGATCAGATCGGCATTCCTTACTACTCTGTCAATTTTGAAAAAGAGTACTGGGACCGCGTTTTTGAGTATTTCCTAGCGGAATACCGTGCAGGGCGCACGCCAAATCCAGATGTTATGTGCAACAAGGAAATCAAGTTCAAGGCCTTTCTGGACTATGCCATGACCTTAGGCGCAGACTATGTAGCGACTGGGCATTATGCTCGAGTGGCGCGTGATGAGGACGGCATCGTTCACATGCTTCGTGGCGTGGACAATGGCAAGGATCAGACCTATTTCCTCAGCCAACTTTCTCAAGAACAACTCCAAAAAACCATGTTCCCCTTGGGGCATTTGGAAAAGCCTGAAGTACGAAAACTAGCAGAAGAAGCAGGCCTTGCGACTGCCAAGAAGAAAGACTCGACAGGGATTTGCTTTATCGGAGAAAAGAACTTTAAAGAATTTCTCAGCAACTACCTGCCAGCCCAGCCAGGTCGCATGATGACTGTGGATGGACGCGATATGGGGGAGCATGCGGGTCTGATGTATTATACGATTGGTCAGCGTGGCGGACTCGGTATCGGTGGGCAACACGGCGGTGACAATGCGCCTTGGTTCGTTGTCGGAAAAGATCTGAGCAAGAATATCCTCTATGTCGGCCAAGGTTTCTATCATGACTCGCTCATGTCAACAAGCCTAGAAGCCAGTCAAATCCACTTTACTCGTGACATGCCAGAGGAATTTACACTAGAATGTACGGCTAAATTCCGCTACCGTCAGCCTGACTCTAAGGTGACAGTTCATGTCAAAGGTGACAAGGCGGAGGTCATCTTTGCGGAGCCACAACGCGCGATTACACCAGGACAGGCAGTTGTCTTTTACGATGGCGAAGAGTGTCTCGGTGGTGGCTTGATTGACAATGCCTACCGCGATGGACAAGTTTGTCAGTACATTTAA
- the argH gene encoding argininosuccinate lyase translates to MPKNTKLWGGRFESTVEEWVEQFGASISFDHQLAKFDLMGSLAHVQMLGQTGILNLEEAEQIQDGLKALLRDLEAGELHFDIANEDIHMNMEVLLTEKIGPLAGKLHTARSRNDQVATDMHLYLKEQLGHVLDKLANLNSVLLDLAEKHVETIMPGYTHLQHAQPISFAHHLMAYYNMFQRDSERFAFNLKHTDLSPLGAAALAGTTFPINRQLSSDLLGFQQPYTNSLDAVSDRDFILEFLSNASILMMHMSRFCEEIINWCSFEYQYISLSDSFSTGSSIMPQKKNPDMAELIRGKTGRVYGHLLGLLTVMKSLPLAYNKDLQEDKEGMFDTVETILNSLDVLAGMLSSMQVNKAKMQQSTENDFSNATELADYLAEKGLPFREAHEIVGKLVLDSIKHGKNIQDWDLKELQAYHSLIEEDIYIYLRPETAVQRRNSLGGTGFEQVKYQIEQAKKELEGEN, encoded by the coding sequence ATGCCGAAAAATACAAAATTATGGGGTGGTCGATTTGAAAGCACTGTGGAAGAGTGGGTAGAACAGTTCGGTGCGAGTATTTCCTTTGACCACCAGCTGGCAAAATTTGATTTGATGGGTTCCCTAGCTCATGTTCAAATGCTAGGACAGACTGGCATTTTGAACTTGGAAGAGGCGGAGCAGATCCAAGATGGTCTGAAAGCTTTGTTGCGAGATTTAGAGGCAGGAGAGCTTCATTTTGATATTGCAAATGAAGATATTCATATGAATATGGAAGTGTTGCTGACAGAGAAAATCGGTCCTCTGGCTGGGAAACTACACACGGCTCGTTCTCGGAATGACCAAGTCGCAACGGATATGCACTTATATCTAAAGGAGCAACTTGGGCATGTCTTGGATAAGTTGGCGAATCTGAACAGTGTTTTGCTGGATTTGGCTGAAAAACATGTGGAAACCATCATGCCAGGCTATACCCATTTACAGCACGCCCAACCGATTAGTTTTGCCCACCATCTCATGGCTTATTACAATATGTTCCAAAGGGATAGCGAGCGTTTTGCATTTAACCTGAAACATACGGACCTATCTCCCCTGGGTGCGGCTGCCTTGGCGGGGACAACTTTTCCAATCAATCGTCAATTATCGAGTGATTTATTGGGCTTCCAACAACCCTATACCAATTCCTTGGACGCAGTGAGTGACCGCGATTTTATCTTAGAATTTCTGTCAAATGCCAGCATTTTGATGATGCATATGAGCCGTTTTTGTGAGGAAATCATCAATTGGTGCAGTTTTGAGTATCAGTATATTAGCTTGTCTGATAGCTTTTCAACGGGTTCATCTATCATGCCCCAGAAGAAAAATCCTGATATGGCCGAATTGATTCGAGGGAAGACAGGACGGGTTTACGGACACTTACTCGGACTATTGACCGTCATGAAGTCTTTGCCTCTGGCCTATAATAAGGATTTGCAAGAGGACAAGGAAGGCATGTTTGATACAGTAGAAACGATTTTGAATTCTCTGGATGTGCTGGCAGGTATGCTATCGAGCATGCAGGTTAATAAGGCCAAAATGCAGCAATCCACAGAGAATGATTTTTCAAATGCGACCGAACTGGCAGATTATTTGGCTGAAAAAGGCCTCCCTTTTAGAGAAGCGCATGAAATAGTAGGGAAATTGGTTCTAGACTCTATCAAGCATGGTAAAAACATCCAAGATTGGGATTTGAAGGAGTTGCAAGCCTACCATTCCTTGATTGAAGAGGATATTTATATCTACTTGCGCCCAGAAACCGCTGTTCAGAGACGGAATTCCTTAGGAGGAACCGGCTTTGAGCAAGTAAAATACCAGATAGAACAAGCGAAGAAAGAACTTGAAGGGGAAAATTGA
- a CDS encoding argininosuccinate synthase, which produces MSKEKVILAYSGGLDTSVAITWLKKDYDVIAVCMDVGEGKDLEFIHDKALKVGAVESYVIDVKEEFANDYVLVALQAHAYYEQKYPLVSALSRPLISKKLVEIAHQTGATTIAHGCTGKGNDQVRFEVSIAALDPNLKVVAPVREWKWSREEEIQYAKENGVPVPADLDNPYSVDQNLWGRANECGVLENPWNQAPEEAFGITSSPEEAPDSPEFIDIEFSCGVPISLNGEKMKVATLIQKLNEIAGKHGVGRIDHVENRLVGIKSREIYECPGAVTLLAAHKEIEDLTLVREVAHFKPIIENELSNLIYNALWFSPATQALIAYIKETQKVVNGTAKVKLYKGNAQVVARKSPNSLYDENLATYTSADTFDQDAAVGFIKLWGLPTKVYSEVQKNVE; this is translated from the coding sequence ATGAGTAAGGAAAAAGTCATTTTAGCCTATTCAGGTGGATTGGATACATCAGTTGCTATTACATGGTTAAAAAAAGACTATGATGTGATTGCTGTTTGTATGGATGTGGGTGAAGGAAAAGACTTGGAGTTCATCCATGATAAAGCTCTCAAGGTTGGGGCTGTTGAGTCTTATGTCATTGATGTTAAGGAAGAATTTGCTAATGACTATGTTTTAGTGGCCCTTCAGGCTCATGCCTACTACGAACAGAAGTATCCCTTGGTATCTGCTCTGAGTCGTCCTCTTATTTCAAAAAAACTCGTTGAAATAGCTCATCAGACGGGGGCAACCACAATTGCCCATGGTTGTACAGGTAAGGGAAACGACCAAGTTCGGTTTGAAGTCTCTATTGCAGCTTTGGATCCCAATTTAAAAGTAGTTGCGCCTGTTCGTGAGTGGAAATGGTCTCGTGAAGAAGAAATCCAATATGCCAAAGAAAACGGTGTTCCAGTTCCTGCTGACCTTGACAATCCTTACTCTGTCGATCAAAATCTTTGGGGACGCGCAAATGAATGTGGTGTTTTGGAAAACCCTTGGAACCAAGCGCCAGAAGAAGCATTTGGTATCACATCTTCTCCAGAAGAGGCACCAGACAGTCCAGAATTTATTGACATTGAGTTTAGCTGCGGGGTGCCCATCTCCCTCAATGGAGAGAAGATGAAAGTGGCGACTTTGATTCAAAAGCTCAATGAAATTGCAGGCAAACACGGTGTTGGTCGTATTGACCATGTGGAAAATCGCCTAGTCGGTATTAAGTCAAGAGAGATTTATGAGTGCCCAGGTGCTGTGACTTTATTGGCAGCTCATAAGGAGATTGAGGACTTGACTCTTGTGAGAGAAGTGGCTCATTTCAAACCTATTATCGAAAATGAGTTGTCCAATCTCATCTATAATGCCCTGTGGTTTAGCCCAGCAACTCAGGCTTTGATTGCCTATATCAAGGAGACACAGAAAGTTGTCAATGGAACTGCAAAAGTTAAACTCTATAAGGGGAATGCCCAGGTAGTGGCTCGGAAATCTCCAAATTCTCTTTATGATGAAAATTTGGCGACTTATACCAGTGCGGATACTTTTGACCAAGATGCGGCTGTTGGATTTATCAAGCTTTGGGGGCTTCCGACTAAGGTTTATTCAGAAGTTCAGAAAAATGTTGAGTAG
- a CDS encoding ABC transporter substrate-binding protein produces the protein MNKVKKVLMTMFGLLMFPLLFACSNTQSQGVEVIKAKGKLVVALNPEFAPFEYQKLVDGKNQIVGSDVELAKAIAKELGVEVEFSPMSFDNVLASLDSGKADLAISGVSKTEERSQVYDFSIPYYTSKNKVIVRKAELTNYQSVKDLAQKKVGAQKGSIQETLAKETLQNSSLVSLPKNGNLITDLKSGQLDAVIFEEPVAKGFVENNPDLAIAEFDFDNDKEDSYAVAMKKDSKELKEAVDKTIQKLKDSGELDKLIEDAFKASIEK, from the coding sequence ATGAATAAAGTGAAGAAGGTGTTGATGACGATGTTTGGTTTGCTTATGTTTCCCTTATTATTTGCTTGTAGTAACACTCAATCCCAAGGTGTTGAAGTCATTAAGGCTAAAGGAAAATTGGTGGTGGCCCTAAATCCAGAGTTTGCTCCATTTGAATACCAGAAATTGGTTGATGGGAAAAATCAGATTGTAGGTTCAGATGTTGAACTAGCCAAAGCCATCGCAAAGGAACTAGGTGTAGAAGTGGAGTTCTCTCCAATGAGTTTTGACAATGTACTAGCTAGTCTTGATTCAGGTAAGGCCGATCTTGCCATATCAGGTGTTTCTAAAACGGAAGAGAGAAGTCAAGTTTACGATTTTTCAATTCCCTACTACACTTCGAAAAATAAGGTTATCGTAAGGAAAGCTGAATTAACGAATTACCAATCAGTCAAGGATTTGGCTCAGAAAAAGGTTGGAGCGCAGAAAGGTTCTATCCAGGAAACTCTGGCTAAAGAAACCTTGCAGAATTCTTCTCTCGTTTCACTTCCTAAAAATGGAAATTTGATAACAGATTTAAAATCAGGGCAACTGGATGCGGTTATCTTTGAGGAACCAGTGGCAAAAGGATTTGTAGAGAATAATCCAGACCTAGCCATCGCTGAGTTTGATTTTGACAATGACAAGGAAGATTCCTACGCTGTTGCGATGAAAAAAGACAGTAAAGAATTAAAAGAGGCGGTTGACAAAACCATCCAGAAGTTGAAGGATTCTGGGGAATTGGACAAATTGATTGAAGATGCTTTTAAAGCCTCTATCGAAAAATAG
- a CDS encoding ABC transporter ATP-binding protein translates to MIKLENVTKTIGKKVILENLSLKINQGDLVAIVGKSGSGKSTLLNLLGLIDGDYSGHYEIFGQQNVPVNSVKSQAIIREHISYLFQNFALIDNETVEYNLMLALKYVKLSKKDKVKKIEEILERVGLSSTLHQKVSELSGGEQQRIAVARAILKPSQLLLADEPTGSLDPENRDLVLNFLLDMNKEGKTVIIVTHDIYVAQQCHRVIEL, encoded by the coding sequence ATGATAAAGTTGGAAAATGTTACGAAAACCATTGGGAAAAAAGTTATTTTGGAGAACTTATCTCTAAAAATTAACCAAGGAGATTTAGTTGCCATTGTTGGAAAAAGTGGCAGTGGCAAGTCAACCTTGTTAAATCTCTTGGGTTTGATAGATGGCGATTACAGTGGACATTATGAAATTTTCGGTCAGCAAAATGTACCTGTCAATTCTGTTAAGTCGCAAGCGATTATCCGCGAACATATCTCCTATCTGTTTCAAAACTTTGCTCTGATTGATAATGAAACGGTAGAGTATAATCTCATGCTCGCTCTAAAGTATGTGAAATTGTCCAAGAAAGATAAAGTTAAAAAGATAGAAGAAATTTTAGAGAGAGTGGGCTTGTCATCAACCCTACATCAGAAGGTTTCAGAGTTATCTGGAGGGGAACAGCAACGAATCGCAGTTGCTAGAGCCATTCTAAAACCGAGTCAGCTCCTTTTAGCAGATGAACCAACTGGTTCCCTAGACCCTGAAAATCGAGATTTGGTTTTAAATTTTCTCTTAGATATGAACAAGGAAGGGAAAACGGTCATTATCGTTACCCACGATATCTATGTGGCTCAACAATGCCATCGAGTTATTGAATTGTGA
- a CDS encoding bacteriocin-associated integral membrane family protein produces the protein MKKICNFCMLLLLLCTTFFVFNINYTREVVRIREMGKTVDSLDLYLKDINEPAVSVLRFFEDVSKEYKVSIIKTDSGDEVVKSGVFDKDTFPYQEFGISSLDFTTDGEGVYSNKEISNKLGTIPTFLKAKPIQLMTFQTYIKDTSRSLNGRYTITSTQEMDKDRIVQKWSDFFKIDQATLLEPTYKSAVEVINRDLLLSAIVFVLAILLLVLVTVYQPMMEMKRVGVQKLLGFQDRAVLADVVKGNLYLLLGGTLVINLGVFFLLDYKPKDLFPMLWLSHFLLLQLYLFISWLTYLLIQKMTISSLLKSFSSFKFGLLFNYLMKIGTTILLTVLLVGVGKSLEQENKELDYQKQWISQGNYLTLETFQLNDNLWQEQLAGSGQAVDYFYRFYQDLVEKTQAGYVQSSSLPVKNFVKSEQIQQYQLTDTVDVYYANRNFLKSKGFKLPDTSTKKVILMPASTKGEEDKNQLLGKLIAYHSMKYEEQQKRTIEEMDIEIAYYEGDWSFFPYNEKRKENLYNPIISLVNDSDMMWDEKASLSTTGLNNPIKIENTAQHQKEVTALVEKLSDGNYLKFSSIQAIQQEKVDSYRDAVRNFNILFALVGLLSMMISYFLLVTTFLLKRTDIITKKFMGWKLIDRYRSLLGLLLAVYRLPFVALLFFTQALFPLLLFAGFTGLDILFVLFLGSKMEQRNVVQLLKGDHL, from the coding sequence ATGAAAAAAATCTGTAATTTCTGTATGTTACTCCTGCTTTTGTGTACCACTTTTTTTGTTTTTAATATAAACTACACACGAGAAGTGGTGCGGATTCGGGAAATGGGAAAGACTGTAGATTCTTTGGATTTGTATTTGAAAGATATTAATGAACCTGCAGTATCTGTTCTTCGATTTTTTGAGGATGTATCAAAGGAGTACAAAGTCTCCATTATCAAAACAGACAGTGGTGATGAGGTGGTCAAGTCTGGTGTTTTTGATAAAGATACCTTCCCCTACCAAGAGTTTGGGATTTCTTCTCTTGATTTTACCACAGATGGTGAGGGAGTTTACAGTAATAAAGAAATTTCCAATAAACTTGGTACGATTCCGACTTTTCTAAAAGCCAAGCCTATTCAGCTTATGACTTTTCAAACCTATATCAAGGATACATCTCGTAGTTTAAATGGTCGCTATACGATAACTTCTACACAAGAGATGGACAAGGATAGGATTGTACAGAAATGGAGCGATTTTTTCAAGATAGACCAGGCTACCTTGCTAGAGCCGACCTATAAAAGTGCAGTGGAAGTCATAAATCGAGATTTGCTTTTATCTGCCATTGTTTTTGTCTTGGCTATTTTACTTCTTGTGTTAGTGACAGTGTATCAACCGATGATGGAGATGAAAAGAGTTGGGGTACAAAAATTACTTGGTTTTCAAGATCGGGCTGTTTTAGCTGATGTTGTGAAAGGCAACCTCTACCTCCTACTAGGTGGGACGCTTGTGATCAATCTAGGAGTGTTTTTCTTGCTTGATTATAAGCCAAAAGATTTGTTCCCTATGTTATGGTTGTCGCATTTTTTGCTTTTGCAACTTTATCTCTTTATCAGTTGGTTGACTTACCTCTTAATCCAAAAAATGACAATCAGCTCTCTGCTGAAAAGTTTTTCATCTTTCAAATTTGGTTTACTCTTTAATTATTTGATGAAAATTGGAACTACCATTTTACTGACAGTCTTGCTAGTTGGGGTAGGAAAAAGTTTGGAGCAAGAAAACAAAGAGTTGGATTACCAGAAACAGTGGATCAGTCAAGGAAATTATCTGACCTTGGAAACTTTCCAACTCAATGATAACCTGTGGCAAGAGCAGTTGGCAGGCTCAGGGCAGGCAGTGGATTATTTCTATCGATTTTATCAGGATTTGGTAGAAAAAACGCAGGCGGGCTATGTGCAAAGTAGCAGTCTTCCTGTAAAAAATTTTGTCAAATCAGAACAGATTCAGCAATATCAGTTGACAGATACGGTGGATGTTTACTATGCTAATCGCAATTTTCTAAAGAGCAAGGGATTCAAGTTACCCGATACCAGCACTAAAAAAGTTATTTTGATGCCAGCAAGTACGAAAGGTGAAGAAGATAAAAATCAGCTCTTGGGCAAGTTAATTGCCTATCATTCGATGAAGTATGAAGAGCAGCAAAAACGAACGATAGAGGAGATGGATATCGAGATTGCTTACTATGAAGGTGATTGGTCATTCTTCCCCTATAACGAGAAGCGAAAGGAAAATCTCTACAATCCAATTATTAGCTTGGTCAATGATTCTGATATGATGTGGGATGAAAAAGCTTCCCTTTCAACAACAGGTTTAAATAATCCCATTAAAATCGAAAATACAGCTCAACATCAAAAAGAGGTGACAGCGTTAGTTGAGAAATTATCAGATGGGAATTATTTAAAATTTTCATCTATTCAAGCCATTCAACAAGAGAAGGTGGATAGTTATCGAGATGCTGTTCGGAATTTCAACATACTCTTTGCTTTGGTTGGTCTTCTTAGTATGATGATTTCCTACTTCTTATTAGTAACAACTTTCTTATTGAAGCGAACAGACATTATCACCAAGAAGTTTATGGGCTGGAAATTGATAGATCGGTATCGTTCCTTGCTGGGTCTTCTATTAGCTGTCTATAGACTTCCTTTTGTAGCCCTGCTATTCTTTACACAGGCACTGTTCCCGCTCTTGCTTTTCGCAGGATTTACAGGCTTAGATATTCTGTTTGTACTTTTTTTGGGCTCTAAGATGGAACAAAGAAATGTAGTGCAGTTATTGAAAGGGGATCACTTATGA
- a CDS encoding helix-turn-helix domain-containing protein, with product MRYDFGKVYKEIRESKGLTQEEVCGDILSRTSLSKIESGKTTPKYENMEFLLRQVNMSFEEFEYICQLYQPSQRTEIMQTYLNMSSILGTNELEKLFQKCQDYLKTHHDLPIKEIRDMLEIVIYTRQNGTKKLSIEVNNTVKKLWKKIEKQDTWYENDLKILNTILFTFPIEHIHLITGKILQRLEVYKNYQHLYDLRMAILLNLSTIYLYNQDKNMCQQICYTLLEDAKNKKSYDRLAICYVRIGICTDDSKLIQKGFSLLELTDETSMLAHLKKEVETYHQPKEI from the coding sequence ATGCGCTATGATTTCGGAAAAGTATATAAAGAAATCCGTGAGTCAAAAGGGTTAACTCAAGAGGAGGTCTGTGGGGATATTCTCTCAAGAACCAGCCTATCAAAAATCGAAAGCGGGAAAACAACTCCTAAATATGAGAATATGGAGTTTCTTCTCCGACAAGTCAATATGAGTTTTGAAGAGTTTGAATATATCTGTCAACTTTATCAACCAAGTCAACGCACAGAAATTATGCAAACCTATCTCAATATGAGCTCAATCCTAGGGACTAATGAACTCGAAAAACTATTTCAAAAATGTCAAGACTACCTCAAAACTCACCACGACCTCCCCATCAAAGAGATACGAGATATGCTAGAAATTGTTATCTATACCCGCCAAAATGGGACTAAAAAACTGTCAATCGAAGTTAACAATACTGTAAAGAAGCTATGGAAGAAGATAGAAAAGCAGGACACTTGGTACGAGAATGACTTAAAAATCCTCAATACCATTCTCTTTACCTTTCCTATAGAACATATCCATCTCATCACTGGAAAAATCTTGCAACGCTTAGAAGTCTATAAAAACTATCAACATTTATATGACTTGCGAATGGCAATCCTACTCAACCTCTCTACCATTTACTTATACAATCAAGATAAAAACATGTGCCAACAAATCTGCTACACTTTACTGGAGGATGCCAAGAACAAGAAAAGCTACGATAGGCTTGCTATCTGCTATGTCCGTATTGGGATTTGTACGGATGATTCTAAACTTATCCAAAAAGGTTTCTCCCTTCTGGAACTAACCGATGAAACCTCCATGCTAGCTCATCTCAAAAAAGAAGTGGAGACCTATCATCAACCAAAGGAAATATAA
- a CDS encoding LysM domain-containing protein, whose protein sequence is MSLTTKKIKTTIAGVAALLAFFAPSLASAQETVTYTVKSGDTLSEIAEKYNTTVEKLAAKNNIKDIHLIYVDQVLVIEGTAPSTATATAAASTTTYEAPAAAEETAEEVTETTTYEAPATPATPAAPAAESNTAAASTVSGSEAEAKEWIAQKESGGSYTATNGRYIGRYQLTDSYLNGDYSAENQERVADAYVAGRYGSWTAAKNFWLNNGWY, encoded by the coding sequence ATGTCATTAACAACTAAAAAAATTAAAACAACTATCGCAGGAGTAGCAGCTTTGCTTGCTTTCTTTGCTCCATCACTTGCATCTGCCCAAGAAACTGTAACTTACACAGTTAAATCAGGTGATACTCTTTCAGAAATCGCTGAGAAGTACAACACAACTGTTGAAAAATTGGCAGCAAAAAACAACATCAAAGATATTCACCTTATCTATGTTGACCAAGTTTTGGTTATCGAAGGAACAGCTCCATCGACAGCAACTGCAACCGCTGCAGCTTCAACAACAACTTATGAAGCACCAGCAGCTGCGGAAGAAACTGCAGAAGAAGTAACTGAAACAACAACCTATGAAGCGCCAGCTACACCAGCTACACCAGCAGCTCCGGCAGCAGAAAGCAACACTGCAGCAGCTTCTACTGTAAGTGGTTCTGAAGCAGAAGCCAAAGAATGGATTGCTCAAAAAGAATCAGGCGGTAGCTACACTGCTACAAACGGACGTTACATCGGACGTTACCAATTGACAGATTCATACTTGAACGGTGACTACTCAGCTGAAAACCAAGAACGTGTAGCAGATGCCTACGTTGCAGGACGTTACGGTTCATGGACAGCTGCCAAGAACTTCTGGCTTAACAACGGTTGGTATTAA
- the sdaAB gene encoding L-serine ammonia-lyase, iron-sulfur-dependent subunit beta has translation MHSLRFQSVFDIIGPVMIGPSSSHTAGAVRIGKIVSSIFDDTPTEVEFQLFNSFAKTYRGHGTDLALVAGILGMDTDDPDIPNSLEIAHKRGIKIVWTIQKDSNAPHPNTTKITVKNEHKSISVTGISIGGGNIQVTELNGFAVSLNMNTPTIIIVHQDVPGMIAHVTEALSRFDINIAQMNVTREKAGEKAIMIIEVDSRSCEEAIKEIRKIPHLHNVNFFK, from the coding sequence ATGCACTCACTTCGTTTTCAGTCTGTCTTTGATATTATCGGACCAGTTATGATTGGCCCATCAAGTAGCCATACTGCTGGTGCTGTTCGTATCGGGAAAATCGTCTCTTCCATCTTTGACGATACGCCAACAGAGGTAGAATTCCAATTATTTAACTCATTTGCCAAGACCTACCGTGGTCATGGAACGGACCTTGCTCTCGTCGCTGGTATTTTAGGTATGGATACGGACGATCCCGACATTCCAAATAGCCTAGAGATTGCCCATAAACGTGGCATTAAGATTGTCTGGACCATTCAGAAAGACAGCAACGCTCCTCACCCTAACACCACTAAAATTACTGTGAAGAATGAACACAAGTCCATTAGTGTGACAGGAATTTCCATTGGTGGGGGAAATATCCAAGTTACGGAGCTTAACGGCTTTGCTGTCTCTCTCAACATGAATACACCGACCATCATCATCGTGCATCAGGATGTTCCGGGTATGATTGCCCATGTTACTGAAGCCCTCTCTCGTTTCGATATCAACATCGCGCAGATGAATGTGACTCGGGAAAAAGCTGGAGAAAAAGCCATTATGATTATCGAAGTCGATAGTCGAAGTTGCGAAGAGGCGATTAAAGAAATTCGAAAAATCCCTCATCTCCACAATGTCAATTTCTTTAAGTAG
- the sdaAA gene encoding L-serine ammonia-lyase, iron-sulfur-dependent, subunit alpha — protein MFYSIKELVEQADLDFRGNVAELMIATEYQLTGRERPEVLLLMERNLEVMKASVELGLSENKSRSGLTGGDAAKLDRHLKSGKALSDFTILSTARNAIAVNEHNAKMGLVCATPTAGSAGCLPAVLTAAIQKLDLSHEEQLDFLFAAGAFGLVIANNASISGAEGGCQAEVGSASAMSAAALTLAAGGTPYQASQAIAFVIKNMLGLICDPVAGLVEVPCVKRNAMGASFAFIAADMALAGIESKIPVDEVIDAMYQVGSSLPTAFRETAEGGLAATPTGRRLQKEIFGE, from the coding sequence ATGTTTTATTCTATCAAAGAATTGGTTGAGCAAGCAGATCTAGACTTCCGAGGAAATGTTGCAGAACTCATGATTGCGACAGAATATCAACTAACTGGTCGGGAACGGCCAGAAGTTCTCCTCCTCATGGAACGCAATCTAGAAGTCATGAAAGCCTCTGTCGAGCTCGGCCTCAGTGAAAACAAATCTCGTAGTGGCTTAACGGGTGGAGACGCGGCCAAACTAGACCGCCATCTCAAAAGTGGCAAGGCCTTATCGGACTTTACCATTCTATCAACTGCCCGAAATGCCATCGCGGTCAATGAACACAATGCGAAGATGGGCTTGGTCTGCGCCACTCCAACTGCAGGAAGTGCCGGCTGTCTGCCAGCCGTTCTCACTGCTGCTATCCAAAAACTTGACCTTAGCCACGAAGAACAGCTGGATTTCCTCTTTGCTGCGGGTGCCTTTGGACTAGTCATCGCAAACAACGCCTCTATCTCAGGTGCTGAAGGTGGCTGTCAGGCCGAAGTTGGCTCTGCCTCTGCCATGAGTGCCGCAGCCTTGACCTTGGCTGCAGGTGGAACGCCCTATCAAGCTAGCCAAGCCATCGCCTTTGTCATTAAAAATATGCTGGGCCTCATCTGCGACCCCGTCGCTGGTTTGGTTGAAGTTCCCTGTGTTAAGCGCAATGCCATGGGAGCCAGCTTTGCCTTTATCGCAGCAGACATGGCCTTGGCAGGTATCGAGTCTAAGATCCCTGTTGACGAAGTCATCGATGCCATGTACCAAGTCGGATCAAGTCTTCCAACTGCCTTTCGTGAAACGGCCGAGGGTGGACTCGCCGCTACACCTACTGGTCGCCGCCTACAAAAAGAAATCTTCGGAGAATAA